A stretch of the Flavobacterium aquiphilum genome encodes the following:
- a CDS encoding YceI family protein: protein MENAWAIDSNESDVLIKSRHSLLGYMPGNKNNFKGHVAIQNDEVEDASIEFSLNVNDKLVNPNREKKDIKFDDLFEENETPIIKFKSTSFQKISKNLNFLKGFLTIKNITKVVELDTEFIGYNNYNGVQKASFEITGNINRKEFGLNSNTHHQHDGHPIGKDIKLIANLAFSH from the coding sequence ATGGAAAATGCATGGGCAATTGATTCAAACGAATCAGACGTATTAATAAAATCAAGACATTCCTTACTAGGTTATATGCCCGGAAACAAAAACAATTTCAAAGGACACGTAGCCATACAAAATGACGAAGTGGAAGACGCATCCATTGAGTTTTCGCTGAATGTAAATGACAAACTTGTTAACCCAAATAGAGAGAAGAAGGATATAAAATTTGATGATCTTTTCGAAGAGAACGAAACGCCGATCATAAAGTTCAAATCGACTTCTTTTCAGAAAATCAGTAAAAACCTCAATTTTCTGAAAGGGTTTCTTACCATCAAAAATATAACCAAAGTAGTAGAATTAGACACCGAATTTATCGGATACAATAATTACAATGGCGTGCAAAAAGCTTCATTTGAAATTACCGGAAATATTAACCGTAAGGAATTTGGTCTCAATTCCAATACACATCACCAACACGACGGACATCCAATAGGAAAAGATATAAAATTAATAGCCAATCTTGCATTTTCGCATTAA
- a CDS encoding TetR/AcrR family transcriptional regulator — MKDKIISKATELFLKLGFKSVTMDDIATEMCISKKTIYKFFCNKEILIEESTEMVHKAIHESMDTIAAKNHNAIEENFEIKKMFKEMFKSGENSPAYQLRKHYPEIYNKVISRELNECNSAFKNNIEKGIREGLYRKNLDIDIYVGFYYTLIFSIHGTASTERESQKLELEALEYHIRAMATPNGIIELEKQLQNPILS, encoded by the coding sequence ATGAAAGATAAAATTATTTCAAAAGCAACGGAACTATTCTTAAAACTTGGTTTTAAGAGCGTTACCATGGATGATATTGCCACCGAAATGTGTATTTCAAAAAAAACGATTTACAAGTTTTTCTGCAACAAAGAAATACTGATCGAAGAAAGCACAGAAATGGTCCACAAAGCAATTCACGAAAGCATGGACACAATCGCGGCGAAAAATCATAATGCCATCGAGGAAAATTTTGAAATCAAAAAGATGTTCAAGGAAATGTTTAAATCAGGGGAAAACTCACCGGCTTATCAGTTAAGAAAACATTACCCCGAAATCTACAACAAAGTAATTTCCAGGGAACTGAACGAATGCAACTCGGCCTTTAAAAACAATATAGAAAAAGGAATTCGTGAGGGACTTTACAGAAAAAATCTAGATATAGACATCTATGTTGGATTTTATTACACCCTTATTTTCAGCATCCACGGCACAGCGAGTACCGAAAGAGAATCACAAAAATTAGAACTAGAAGCATTAGAATATCACATTAGGGCTATGGCCACCCCAAATGGGATCATAGAATTAGAAAAACAATTACAAAATCCAATCTTATCATGA
- a CDS encoding TolC family protein, producing the protein MKRILLLTFLTFALTAQSQGISTTPAQPLTLKSAITYALENKADAKKSKLDIEKGEYQIQETRSRALPQITANGSLTYNPILQTNVIDGKAFGAPGTTIQASFGQKWTSGAGVSLSQTIFDESVFTGLRAAKTTREFYQINNQLTEEQVIEKVANNYYSVYVQRERLALLDSNYVNTKKVRDIVKGQYDNGLAKKIDLDRIIVKLSNIDTDRQQIKNQIELQENSLKFFMGMPIETQIIIPKTEFEATPIALTEEPNIENRTEYLLLKKQEELLQFQKTAVKAEYYPTLNLVAGYNYLGQGPEMPWFAKPKDGVYWSDYSAIGVNMKIPIFNGFGTRSRVRQADVDIKTLQEDIKDTKLSLDLDYKNAKTQIENNFITIQNQKENMQLAGEILKNTKNNYLQGLASLTDLLDAENANLEAQNNYTRAVLAYKIAEVSLIKSKGQLKTLLN; encoded by the coding sequence ATGAAGAGAATACTTTTATTAACGTTCCTAACCTTTGCTCTCACTGCGCAATCCCAAGGGATAAGTACAACACCTGCACAGCCCCTTACTTTAAAGTCGGCTATCACTTATGCGCTTGAGAACAAAGCCGATGCCAAAAAATCAAAATTAGACATTGAAAAAGGCGAATACCAAATTCAGGAAACACGTTCAAGAGCTTTGCCGCAAATCACCGCAAACGGCAGCTTGACATACAATCCTATTTTACAAACCAATGTAATAGACGGAAAGGCTTTTGGAGCACCCGGAACTACAATTCAGGCTTCTTTCGGCCAAAAATGGACTTCGGGAGCAGGAGTTTCGTTAAGCCAAACGATTTTTGACGAATCTGTTTTTACAGGTTTGAGAGCTGCAAAAACCACTCGTGAGTTTTATCAAATAAACAATCAGTTGACTGAAGAACAGGTAATCGAAAAAGTAGCCAACAATTACTACTCGGTTTATGTACAACGCGAGAGATTGGCTTTATTGGACAGCAATTATGTTAACACCAAAAAAGTGCGCGACATCGTAAAAGGGCAATATGATAATGGCTTGGCCAAAAAAATTGATTTGGACCGAATCATCGTTAAATTATCCAACATCGACACGGATCGCCAACAAATCAAAAATCAAATTGAATTACAGGAAAATTCATTGAAATTTTTTATGGGAATGCCGATTGAAACTCAAATCATAATCCCAAAAACCGAATTTGAAGCAACACCGATCGCATTGACCGAAGAGCCAAACATTGAAAACAGAACCGAGTATCTGCTTTTGAAAAAACAGGAAGAATTATTGCAATTTCAAAAAACAGCAGTAAAAGCCGAATACTATCCGACACTTAATTTGGTTGCAGGTTATAATTATTTAGGACAAGGACCGGAAATGCCTTGGTTCGCAAAACCAAAAGACGGTGTGTATTGGTCTGACTACTCAGCCATTGGCGTAAACATGAAAATCCCAATCTTTAATGGTTTCGGTACCCGTTCCCGAGTAAGACAAGCTGATGTTGACATCAAAACATTGCAGGAAGATATTAAAGACACCAAACTTTCCCTCGATTTGGATTATAAAAATGCCAAAACTCAAATTGAGAACAACTTTATAACCATCCAAAATCAAAAGGAGAATATGCAATTGGCAGGGGAAATTCTGAAAAACACCAAGAACAATTACCTTCAGGGATTGGCTTCGTTGACCGATTTATTAGACGCCGAAAACGCAAATCTTGAAGCACAAAACAACTATACCAGAGCCGTATTGGCATATAAAATAGCAGAAGTATCATTAATCAAATCCAAAGGACAACTTAAAACCCTATTAAACTAA